In Cytophagales bacterium, the following are encoded in one genomic region:
- a CDS encoding YceI family protein, translating into MRNLIIILVCFIISPVFSQSWQIREGAEVTFSGKKAEGSFQGLAGTIQFNPDELDQAKFDVNLDASSIETGNNTKNKHARSENWFFVKEYPKIHFSSTSVIKTFDGYLLTGTLELRGIKKTLSFPFSFSDSGDAGEFSGSFRINRKDFGIEGNFMEFMVGDEFEVKVRVPVSQIVD; encoded by the coding sequence ATGAGAAACTTGATCATCATTCTTGTCTGCTTCATCATTAGCCCGGTCTTTTCACAGTCCTGGCAGATTCGAGAAGGTGCGGAAGTCACCTTTTCAGGAAAGAAGGCCGAGGGATCTTTTCAGGGTTTAGCTGGGACCATTCAATTTAATCCGGATGAATTGGATCAGGCAAAATTTGATGTCAATTTGGATGCGAGTAGCATTGAAACAGGAAATAATACCAAAAACAAACATGCAAGAAGTGAGAACTGGTTTTTTGTGAAGGAATATCCCAAAATCCATTTCAGTTCAACTTCCGTTATCAAGACCTTCGATGGTTATCTTCTGACCGGGACATTGGAATTGAGAGGAATCAAGAAGACATTATCCTTTCCTTTTTCGTTCTCTGATTCAGGAGATGCTGGCGAATTCTCGGGTTCTTTCCGGATCAACCGTAAAGACTTTGGAATCGAGGGCAACTTCATGGAGTTCATGGTAGGAGATGAGTTTGAGGTGAAGGTGAGGGTGCCTGTGTCCCAAATAGTCGATTAA